From Streptomyces sp. GSL17-111, one genomic window encodes:
- a CDS encoding protein kilB, producing MSIWTSLIAVIGTLGGAVTASLMQQRSARADRTEQRVRELRQQRLEAVTGLSAALADHRRAMWLREQARLSGGDWGSARAASHETRAAITAPMTALVLLAPSLAGAARTAADATYALRDADTPAALEAGRTAAIDAVEDLVKQASDLF from the coding sequence ATGTCCATTTGGACGAGTCTGATCGCGGTCATCGGCACCTTGGGTGGTGCGGTGACCGCGTCCTTGATGCAGCAGCGTTCCGCCCGTGCGGACCGCACCGAGCAGCGGGTTCGGGAGCTGCGGCAGCAGCGCTTGGAGGCGGTGACGGGTCTGTCGGCGGCGCTGGCGGATCACCGCCGGGCGATGTGGCTGCGGGAACAGGCCCGCCTGTCGGGCGGTGACTGGGGGTCGGCGCGGGCCGCGTCGCACGAGACGCGGGCCGCGATCACCGCGCCGATGACCGCTCTGGTGCTGCTGGCGCCGTCCCTGGCCGGCGCTGCCCGCACCGCCGCTGACGCCACCTACGCCCTGCGCGACGCCGACACCCCGGCGGCGCTGGAAGCCGGGCGCACGGCCGCAATCGACGCGGTCGAGGACCTGGTGAAGCAGGCGTCCGACCTGTTCTGA
- a CDS encoding bifunctional DNA primase/polymerase, translated as MPHDPRPALLRAALDAAEHGWPVFPLRPGTKRPALHAEHACPRTGECAGGHVKWERRASIDPARIHAAWTHRPYNIGIATGPADLVVIDLDQPKNQTDAPCGATTFQALCERAGQAVPTTRRVRTASGGEHLYFTAPPGVRLANTAGRLGPLVDTRAWGGYVVAPGSTLPHGPYEITDPAPVARLPRWLLGALTPPPPPRPDSGAAVVSGAVPGYVAAALRNETANVAGAPEGVRNWTLTRAARALGRFVASGDLPRYVVEQALKEAGEAAGLRESECTPVITSALNWSIANNPSTGHRRAA; from the coding sequence ATGCCTCATGACCCCCGGCCCGCGCTCCTGCGCGCGGCCCTGGACGCCGCTGAGCACGGCTGGCCCGTCTTCCCCCTGCGGCCCGGCACCAAGCGCCCGGCGTTGCACGCCGAGCACGCCTGCCCCCGCACCGGCGAGTGCGCGGGCGGGCACGTGAAGTGGGAGCGGCGCGCCAGCATCGACCCCGCCCGCATCCACGCCGCCTGGACCCACCGCCCCTACAACATCGGCATCGCCACCGGCCCGGCCGACCTGGTCGTCATCGACCTCGACCAGCCGAAGAACCAGACGGACGCGCCGTGCGGCGCGACGACCTTTCAGGCGCTCTGCGAGCGCGCCGGGCAGGCCGTCCCCACCACCCGCCGCGTGCGGACTGCCAGCGGCGGAGAGCACCTGTACTTCACCGCCCCGCCCGGCGTCCGGCTGGCCAACACCGCCGGTCGGCTCGGGCCGCTGGTGGACACCCGGGCATGGGGCGGCTACGTCGTCGCCCCCGGCAGCACCCTCCCCCACGGCCCCTACGAGATCACCGACCCGGCCCCGGTCGCGCGGCTGCCCCGGTGGCTGCTGGGCGCCCTCACCCCGCCGCCCCCGCCCCGCCCGGACTCGGGGGCGGCGGTGGTGTCGGGTGCGGTGCCCGGGTACGTCGCCGCCGCGCTGCGCAACGAGACCGCGAACGTGGCCGGGGCCCCGGAAGGCGTGCGGAACTGGACGCTCACCCGGGCCGCCCGCGCGCTGGGGCGCTTCGTCGCATCCGGCGACCTGCCCCGGTACGTGGTTGAGCAGGCTCTTAAGGAGGCGGGGGAAGCGGCCGGCCTGCGCGAGTCCGAGTGCACCCCGGTCATCACCAGCGCCCTGAACTGGTCCATCGCCAACAACCCGAGCACCGGGCACAGGAGGGCCGCATGA
- a CDS encoding DUF6251 family protein has protein sequence MEHLPDRRPDSAPPVPQVVRLPDGTHTYADPATLTPQVVHVHQAPPDRTVARLALGAGTGAGAVAAGVYFGPLLVGALASMAVSLLAVTLAVAVTCWAVVHVVRSVGGAEGQAAAKTLRRKR, from the coding sequence GTGGAACACCTTCCCGACCGGCGCCCGGATTCGGCGCCGCCGGTCCCGCAGGTGGTGCGGCTGCCGGACGGCACCCACACCTACGCCGACCCCGCCACCCTCACCCCGCAGGTCGTGCACGTCCACCAGGCCCCGCCGGACCGCACCGTTGCCCGGCTCGCCCTCGGTGCCGGTACCGGCGCCGGGGCGGTGGCGGCCGGGGTCTACTTCGGGCCGCTGCTGGTCGGCGCGCTCGCGTCCATGGCGGTCAGCCTGCTGGCCGTGACGCTCGCGGTCGCGGTGACCTGCTGGGCCGTGGTGCACGTCGTGCGCTCCGTCGGCGGCGCCGAGGGACAGGCCGCCGCCAAGACCCTGCGCCGCAAGCGCTGA
- a CDS encoding AAA family ATPase, producing MTEPAAGPKPVNGHAEPTVRLIRFTEPENNVTVVDVDPGTEPVAEMTGAPTIPPPPTEPPATLVDGVTEAAAPGAEMATELTAPVPVDRPDVVADTGTFLGQRRAFLASAPPVIPAWLRKASDFTDAVKWTTNYYAHLTAFHAVRAPVYLMRLIVRSPRGGARLVARWVRWVVDAEARPVETKAAASGDVEAWLALSREHSRRVRPRRVASAVVAGSAALAAGVGALLLPPWVLAASVPAFLSALGVAGRDRDKPLVTRYVHVDHLSALTSTEVFDALSAIGVGDKKKSEVSFAAEIQRDGPGWRAEVDLPRGVEAARVLEKRAALAAAMRRPISTVWPEGDGNAHPGRLVLWVAQQDPAKAPRKLWPLMKTGTADVFKPLPFGFDPRGNLVEITLMYSNLLVGGIPGSGKTSCALAIVLGVALDPTAELWVYELKGSGDLNSVKPVCHRYVSGDDDEDIEATVAGLRAGIAEQQRRAKFIKSLPSSETPDGRRVTRELAEKYPEQNLGPRVIVVDEAQELFTHDEYGDEAEKLCTKLIKKGRAYGVILILLTQNPDASSLPTKVSSSVGTRLCLAVMDWRANNNVLGTGAHERGLRATEISVTEQGTGILARGREGSTVRAAFIKQTEAEEIGKRALALRHAAGTLSGEAAGQEVEHADTATVVDHLRDVWPTGADAVHSHRLVEALAAYRPDLYGPWLDENAAARSTLLSATLKTHKVPTRQLTIRDCCGGAKGVRLADLPETADDTD from the coding sequence ATGACCGAACCCGCCGCCGGGCCGAAGCCCGTCAACGGTCACGCCGAACCCACGGTGCGGCTCATCAGGTTCACCGAGCCGGAGAACAACGTGACCGTTGTCGACGTTGATCCGGGCACCGAGCCGGTCGCCGAGATGACCGGCGCCCCCACCATCCCGCCGCCCCCCACCGAGCCCCCGGCCACCCTCGTTGACGGGGTGACCGAAGCCGCCGCCCCGGGCGCCGAGATGGCCACCGAGCTGACCGCGCCGGTGCCCGTGGACCGGCCGGACGTGGTCGCCGATACGGGTACGTTCCTCGGTCAGCGTCGGGCGTTCCTGGCGTCGGCGCCGCCGGTCATCCCGGCGTGGCTGCGCAAGGCGTCCGACTTCACCGACGCGGTGAAGTGGACCACCAACTACTACGCGCACCTGACCGCGTTCCACGCCGTGCGCGCCCCCGTCTACCTCATGCGCCTCATCGTGCGGTCTCCGCGCGGCGGGGCTCGCTTGGTGGCCCGGTGGGTGCGGTGGGTCGTTGACGCCGAGGCGCGGCCCGTGGAGACCAAGGCCGCCGCCTCGGGCGACGTTGAGGCGTGGCTCGCGCTCTCCCGTGAGCACTCCCGCCGGGTGCGGCCCCGCCGGGTCGCCTCCGCCGTGGTGGCCGGGTCGGCCGCTCTGGCGGCCGGTGTGGGCGCCCTGCTGCTGCCGCCGTGGGTGCTGGCCGCTTCGGTGCCCGCGTTCCTGTCCGCCTTGGGTGTGGCCGGGCGCGACCGGGACAAGCCGCTGGTGACCCGGTACGTGCACGTCGACCACCTCTCGGCGCTCACCTCCACCGAAGTGTTCGACGCCCTCTCCGCCATCGGTGTCGGTGACAAGAAGAAGTCGGAAGTCTCCTTCGCCGCTGAGATTCAGCGCGACGGGCCCGGCTGGCGCGCCGAGGTCGACCTGCCCCGTGGTGTGGAAGCCGCCCGGGTCTTGGAGAAGCGGGCCGCTTTGGCCGCTGCGATGCGTCGCCCGATCTCCACGGTGTGGCCCGAGGGGGACGGCAACGCCCACCCCGGGCGGCTCGTGCTGTGGGTGGCGCAGCAGGACCCGGCCAAGGCGCCGCGCAAGCTGTGGCCGCTGATGAAGACTGGCACCGCCGACGTCTTCAAGCCCCTGCCCTTCGGGTTCGACCCGCGCGGCAACCTCGTTGAGATCACCCTCATGTACTCCAACCTCCTCGTGGGCGGCATCCCCGGATCGGGTAAGACGTCCTGCGCGCTGGCGATCGTGCTCGGTGTCGCGCTGGACCCGACCGCTGAGCTGTGGGTGTATGAGCTGAAGGGCTCGGGGGACTTGAACTCGGTCAAGCCCGTCTGCCACCGCTACGTCTCCGGCGACGACGACGAGGACATCGAAGCCACCGTGGCCGGGCTCCGCGCCGGTATCGCCGAGCAGCAGCGGCGGGCGAAGTTCATCAAGTCCCTGCCCTCCTCCGAGACCCCCGACGGACGGCGCGTCACGCGGGAGCTTGCCGAGAAGTACCCCGAGCAGAACCTCGGGCCGCGCGTCATCGTCGTCGACGAGGCACAGGAGCTGTTCACGCACGACGAGTACGGCGACGAGGCCGAGAAGCTGTGCACCAAGCTCATCAAGAAGGGCCGCGCCTACGGCGTCATCCTGATCCTGCTCACGCAGAACCCGGACGCCTCCTCACTGCCCACCAAGGTCTCCAGCAGCGTTGGCACCCGCCTGTGCCTGGCGGTGATGGACTGGCGGGCCAACAACAACGTGCTGGGCACCGGCGCCCACGAGCGGGGCCTGCGCGCCACGGAGATCAGCGTCACCGAGCAGGGCACCGGCATTCTCGCCCGGGGCCGCGAAGGCAGCACCGTCCGCGCGGCGTTCATCAAGCAGACCGAAGCCGAGGAGATCGGCAAGCGCGCCTTGGCCCTGCGGCACGCGGCCGGAACCCTGTCGGGTGAAGCCGCGGGGCAGGAGGTCGAGCACGCCGACACCGCAACCGTCGTCGACCACCTGCGTGATGTGTGGCCCACCGGAGCCGACGCCGTCCACTCCCACCGGCTCGTCGAAGCACTGGCCGCCTACCGCCCCGACCTCTACGGGCCCTGGCTCGACGAGAACGCCGCCGCCCGCTCCACCCTCCTGTCGGCCACGCTCAAAACCCACAAGGTCCCCACCCGCCAGCTGACGATCCGGGACTGCTGCGGCGGCGCCAAAGGCGTCCGGCTCGCCGACCTCCCCGAGACGGCCGACGACACCGACTAG
- a CDS encoding DUF3631 domain-containing protein, which yields MSAINGAALLDDVEAFHRRFNAFPTEAAYVAVALWDAHAHLLDCFDSTPRIAFLSPEPGSGKSRALEIVETLVPQPMVAVNASAAALFRAVSGPEGRPTILFDEIDTVFGPKAGDNEELRGFLNAGHRRSGVTYRCVGDGSTQSVVPFPSYCAVAVAGLGNLPDTIMTRSIVIRMRRRARNETVEPFRARIHTPQGNKLRDRLANWAEAARPMVDGVFPEMPDGVTDRPADVWEPLIAVADAAGGHWPKRARAACVELVNASKVDDKGSVGIRLLTDLRDQVLNGIDRLPTVAVLERLHSLDEAPWADMGGKPLDARGLSKLLRQYMTADNTPIAARNIKTGGGVLKGYYAADLTDAWARYCPPPPGSPLLPLPPLPASSQPYDG from the coding sequence ATGAGCGCGATCAACGGCGCCGCGCTGCTGGACGACGTCGAAGCCTTCCACCGCCGCTTCAACGCCTTCCCCACCGAAGCGGCCTACGTGGCCGTGGCCCTGTGGGACGCCCACGCGCACCTGCTCGACTGCTTCGACTCCACCCCCCGCATCGCCTTCCTCAGCCCCGAACCGGGGTCGGGCAAGTCCCGCGCGCTGGAGATCGTAGAGACCCTGGTTCCGCAACCGATGGTGGCGGTCAACGCGTCCGCCGCCGCCCTCTTCCGCGCCGTGTCCGGGCCCGAGGGGCGGCCGACGATCCTGTTCGATGAGATCGACACCGTCTTTGGGCCCAAGGCGGGGGACAACGAGGAACTGCGCGGGTTCCTCAACGCCGGACACCGCCGCTCCGGCGTCACCTACCGGTGCGTGGGCGACGGCTCCACACAGTCGGTCGTGCCCTTCCCGTCCTACTGCGCCGTGGCGGTGGCCGGACTGGGCAACCTCCCGGACACGATCATGACCCGCTCCATCGTCATCCGCATGCGCCGCCGTGCCCGGAACGAGACCGTGGAGCCGTTCCGGGCCCGCATCCACACCCCGCAGGGCAACAAGCTCCGCGACCGGTTGGCGAACTGGGCCGAAGCGGCCCGGCCGATGGTCGACGGTGTCTTCCCCGAGATGCCCGACGGCGTGACCGACCGGCCCGCCGATGTGTGGGAACCGCTCATCGCCGTGGCGGACGCGGCAGGCGGGCACTGGCCGAAGCGGGCCCGCGCGGCGTGCGTGGAGCTGGTCAACGCTTCCAAGGTGGACGACAAGGGCAGCGTCGGCATCCGCCTGCTGACCGACCTGCGCGACCAGGTCCTCAACGGCATCGACCGCCTTCCCACCGTCGCCGTCCTCGAACGGCTCCACAGCCTGGACGAAGCCCCCTGGGCCGACATGGGCGGCAAGCCCCTGGACGCACGCGGCCTGTCCAAGCTCCTGCGCCAGTACATGACGGCCGACAACACCCCCATCGCCGCCCGCAACATCAAGACCGGCGGCGGAGTCCTCAAGGGCTACTACGCGGCCGACCTCACGGACGCCTGGGCCCGGTACTGCCCCCCACCCCCCGGAAGTCCGCTACTTCCGCTACCGCCGCTACCGGCCAGCTCACAGCCCTACGACGGGTAG
- a CDS encoding RRQRL motif-containing zinc-binding protein, giving the protein MNRLTRTDCHDPTGARFGLPTYPWRLAPEGLATRRQLRAAGLRPGGQEVAAQVLRPRRRGREPLVAYLYRIDAAKPVRPMTAARWAAVRRAVAARRVCPACRLDRGYCIPTSVGVCNTCSMTSAALAA; this is encoded by the coding sequence ATGAACCGCCTCACCCGCACCGACTGCCACGACCCCACCGGGGCCCGCTTCGGCCTGCCCACCTACCCCTGGCGTCTCGCGCCCGAGGGGCTGGCTACCCGCCGTCAGCTCCGCGCCGCCGGGCTTAGGCCCGGCGGTCAGGAGGTGGCAGCCCAGGTGCTCCGCCCACGACGGCGGGGGCGTGAGCCGCTGGTCGCCTACCTCTACCGCATCGACGCCGCCAAACCGGTGCGCCCGATGACGGCGGCGCGGTGGGCGGCGGTGCGTCGGGCGGTTGCCGCTCGCCGCGTCTGCCCCGCCTGCCGCCTGGACCGGGGCTACTGCATCCCGACCTCGGTGGGTGTCTGCAACACGTGCTCGATGACGTCGGCCGCGCTCGCGGCCTGA
- a CDS encoding DNA cytosine methyltransferase gives MRARPWNGMRVLDLCCGAGGMSMGYHLAGFEVVGVDIAPQPNYPFTFHQADALTFPLEGFDLVHASWPCQAFAPVTAWRGDRGAHPDLLTPGRARLQASGLPWVVENVPQAPLRPDYLLCGTQFGLNVRRHRAFETSWGGGGELLPPCWHRPGLLAFAHKGERAYADAMGCAWMTNREARQAVPPAYTHWIASQYLTHHDTTRVAA, from the coding sequence ATGAGGGCCCGGCCGTGGAACGGGATGCGGGTGCTGGACCTGTGCTGCGGTGCCGGTGGAATGTCGATGGGCTACCACCTGGCGGGCTTCGAAGTGGTGGGGGTGGACATCGCCCCGCAGCCGAACTACCCCTTCACCTTCCACCAGGCCGACGCGCTGACCTTCCCGCTGGAGGGCTTCGACCTGGTCCACGCCTCCTGGCCGTGCCAGGCGTTCGCCCCGGTCACCGCCTGGCGCGGCGACCGGGGCGCTCACCCCGACCTCCTCACCCCCGGGCGCGCCCGCCTGCAAGCGTCGGGGCTGCCGTGGGTGGTCGAGAACGTGCCCCAGGCGCCGTTGCGTCCGGACTACCTGCTGTGCGGTACGCAGTTCGGTCTCAACGTCCGCCGCCATCGTGCCTTTGAGACCTCCTGGGGCGGGGGCGGGGAGCTGTTGCCGCCCTGCTGGCACCGCCCCGGGCTCCTGGCCTTCGCGCACAAGGGTGAGCGGGCCTACGCCGACGCCATGGGCTGCGCCTGGATGACCAACCGCGAAGCGCGCCAAGCCGTACCCCCCGCCTACACCCACTGGATCGCCAGCCAGTACCTCACCCACCACGACACCACGCGGGTAGCGGCATGA
- a CDS encoding GntR family transcriptional regulator translates to MAETAREIADELRERIRSGSLAPGDRLPGEPALVREHGVAKETARRALTLLVTEGLAVRRKGSGTYVREFQPIRRVANRRLSEERWGEGRSIWSADVGQRPMSVTGLRVYETPAPDDVARLLDLEEGAPVVVRDRLFTVEGEPVQAAVSYLPADLVRQSAIAQEETGPGGTYARLAELGSKPVRFVEEVRARMPSQDESERLHLAEGTPVVEIYRTALTVEGRAVEVNRMLLDAGAYVMEYHITG, encoded by the coding sequence ATGGCGGAGACCGCGAGGGAGATCGCCGACGAACTGCGGGAGCGTATTCGGTCTGGCTCGCTGGCCCCCGGAGATCGGCTGCCCGGCGAGCCTGCCCTTGTGCGAGAGCACGGGGTCGCAAAGGAGACCGCGCGCCGGGCCCTGACCCTGCTCGTCACCGAGGGGTTGGCTGTTCGTCGCAAGGGCAGTGGCACGTACGTCCGCGAGTTCCAGCCGATCCGGCGGGTGGCTAATAGGAGGCTTTCCGAGGAGCGATGGGGTGAAGGCCGGTCCATCTGGAGTGCTGACGTCGGACAGCGTCCGATGTCGGTAACCGGGCTGCGGGTCTATGAGACGCCAGCCCCGGATGACGTGGCCCGACTCCTCGACCTGGAGGAAGGCGCGCCCGTGGTCGTTCGTGACCGCTTGTTCACCGTGGAGGGCGAGCCGGTGCAGGCCGCCGTCTCGTATCTCCCCGCCGACCTTGTTCGGCAGTCGGCGATCGCCCAGGAAGAAACCGGCCCCGGCGGCACCTATGCCCGCCTGGCGGAGCTGGGTTCCAAGCCGGTTCGGTTCGTGGAGGAAGTGCGGGCCCGTATGCCCAGCCAGGACGAGTCCGAGCGTCTCCATCTGGCGGAAGGGACTCCCGTGGTGGAGATCTACCGCACCGCCCTCACGGTTGAGGGCCGAGCGGTCGAAGTGAACCGGATGCTGCTGGACGCCGGCGCGTACGTCATGGAGTACCACATCACGGGCTGA
- a CDS encoding DUF6284 family protein has product MKPILPPAAVPLPDMEPNPADLAAIEAEMPLIRAEVELLDVEIALLDRSGTELDWQRWRRHLGRVLDARRGLANRTTGHGEVIA; this is encoded by the coding sequence GTGAAACCCATCCTCCCACCGGCGGCGGTCCCGCTGCCGGACATGGAGCCGAACCCCGCCGACCTCGCGGCCATCGAGGCCGAGATGCCGCTCATCCGCGCTGAGGTCGAGCTGTTGGACGTGGAGATCGCGTTGTTGGACCGGTCGGGTACCGAGCTGGACTGGCAGCGCTGGCGCCGCCACCTGGGGCGGGTGCTGGACGCCCGCCGGGGCCTGGCCAACCGCACTACCGGTCACGGTGAGGTGATCGCGTGA
- a CDS encoding tyrosine-type recombinase/integrase produces the protein MAEQKPRTRQPNGRSSVYLGNDGKWHGRVTVGIRDDGRPDRRHVERKTKAEVTKAVRELERQRDAGKLRKPGKRWTVADWLTHWVETIAPLAVNENTMVGYGVAVRKHIIPALGAHRLDRLEPEHIERFYARMQEQGSAAATAHQAHRTFRTALNEAVRRGHIAENPVRLAKAPRVSEEEVEPYTVEEVRRLLTAAQRRRNPARWAVALALGLRQGEALGLKWTDVDLDGGVLFVRRSRRRPRYAHGCGDTCGRKAGYCPERRRTNPETAETKSRAGRRAVGLPPQLADLLRRHRVEQDRERQAAGEHWHDDGWLFATSTGRGTSPRVDYDEWKELLRDAKVRDGRLHDARHTAATVLLILGVSERAVMGLMGWSSTSMTARYQHMVDSVRTDVARQVDGLIWKPDSNGSDDGTAGALHSLR, from the coding sequence GTGGCAGAGCAGAAGCCCCGCACACGTCAGCCAAACGGCCGGTCATCCGTCTATCTCGGCAATGACGGGAAGTGGCATGGCCGAGTGACCGTCGGAATCCGCGACGACGGGCGGCCGGACCGTCGCCACGTCGAGAGGAAGACCAAGGCTGAGGTCACCAAGGCGGTCCGAGAGCTGGAACGCCAGAGGGACGCCGGGAAGCTCCGGAAGCCGGGCAAGCGGTGGACGGTGGCCGACTGGCTGACCCACTGGGTGGAGACCATCGCACCGCTCGCCGTCAACGAGAACACGATGGTGGGCTACGGCGTAGCTGTACGGAAGCACATCATCCCCGCCCTCGGTGCTCACCGGCTCGACCGCTTGGAGCCGGAGCACATCGAGCGGTTCTACGCGCGGATGCAGGAACAGGGGAGCGCGGCCGCCACGGCTCACCAGGCGCACCGGACGTTCCGGACGGCTCTCAACGAAGCCGTCCGGCGCGGGCACATCGCCGAGAACCCCGTGCGGTTGGCCAAGGCCCCACGTGTTAGTGAAGAGGAAGTCGAGCCGTACACGGTGGAGGAAGTGCGGCGACTCCTCACCGCAGCGCAGCGCCGTCGGAACCCGGCTCGGTGGGCTGTCGCCTTGGCACTGGGGCTCCGGCAGGGCGAAGCGCTCGGGTTGAAGTGGACGGACGTCGACCTGGACGGTGGCGTCCTCTTCGTCCGGCGTAGCAGGCGGCGGCCCCGGTACGCCCACGGATGCGGAGATACCTGCGGCCGGAAGGCCGGGTACTGCCCGGAGCGGCGCCGGACGAATCCCGAGACAGCCGAGACGAAATCGCGTGCCGGCCGTCGAGCCGTGGGGCTCCCGCCCCAGCTTGCGGACCTCTTGCGGCGGCACCGCGTCGAGCAGGACCGCGAGCGACAGGCCGCAGGGGAGCACTGGCACGACGACGGTTGGCTCTTCGCCACATCGACCGGTCGGGGCACGTCTCCCCGCGTTGACTACGACGAGTGGAAGGAGCTGCTGAGGGACGCGAAAGTCCGAGACGGCCGTCTCCACGACGCCCGACACACCGCCGCAACAGTCCTGCTCATCCTGGGAGTGTCGGAACGGGCTGTCATGGGCCTCATGGGCTGGTCGTCGACGTCCATGACCGCGCGGTATCAGCACATGGTCGATTCCGTCCGCACTGATGTAGCCCGACAGGTCGACGGACTGATCTGGAAGCCTGACAGCAACGGGTCCGACGACGGCACTGCCGGGGCGCTCCATTCCTTGCGCTGA
- a CDS encoding GGDEF domain-containing protein, with protein sequence MSSLLPAAVAAAPVAAGWGVHGLWLRRQLRTARRDPLTGLRTRAAFERAAARALRRGPAAVLVIDLDGFKHVNDTFGHAAGDHALTVAAGALTEVLEGRGGIAGRLGGDEFAAVVPAPQDYAVPWLLRALHGALCAPLAYQGHTVHVGASIGASLTAEHPTPCLSLALRRADEAMYAAKRDGGGWRIADGPTPTARTVNGRRAGRRGTRGVAA encoded by the coding sequence GTGAGCAGCCTGCTTCCCGCCGCTGTGGCGGCGGCGCCGGTGGCGGCCGGGTGGGGTGTGCACGGGCTGTGGCTGCGCCGTCAGCTCCGCACCGCCCGCCGAGACCCCCTCACCGGGCTCCGCACCCGGGCCGCGTTCGAGCGGGCCGCCGCCCGCGCCCTGCGGCGTGGTCCGGCCGCTGTCCTGGTCATCGACCTGGATGGCTTCAAGCACGTGAACGACACCTTCGGTCACGCCGCCGGAGACCACGCCCTGACCGTCGCCGCTGGCGCCCTGACCGAGGTGCTGGAGGGGCGGGGCGGGATCGCCGGGCGGCTGGGCGGGGATGAGTTCGCCGCCGTCGTCCCGGCCCCGCAGGACTACGCGGTGCCGTGGCTCCTGCGGGCCCTGCACGGCGCCTTGTGCGCGCCACTGGCCTACCAGGGCCACACCGTGCACGTGGGTGCTTCGATCGGCGCGAGCCTGACGGCCGAACACCCCACCCCGTGCCTGTCGCTGGCGTTGCGGCGGGCGGATGAGGCGATGTACGCGGCCAAGCGGGACGGCGGTGGCTGGCGCATCGCCGACGGACCCACCCCCACCGCGCGGACGGTCAACGGCCGCCGTGCCGGCCGCAGGGGCACGCGGGGGGTGGCGGCATGA
- a CDS encoding excisionase family DNA-binding protein: MAVQDKPVDHKLALLTVEEAARRLGIGRTVCYRLIGSGDLESVTVGRLRRVPAEAIPEYVARLRTAHRSAAHAAAV; this comes from the coding sequence ATGGCCGTGCAGGACAAGCCCGTTGATCACAAGCTCGCCCTTCTGACCGTCGAGGAAGCCGCTCGGCGTCTCGGCATCGGGCGGACCGTCTGCTACCGCCTCATCGGCTCCGGCGATCTGGAGTCGGTCACCGTCGGGCGGCTCCGCAGGGTGCCCGCCGAAGCCATCCCCGAGTACGTCGCCCGCCTCCGTACCGCCCACCGCTCGGCCGCTCACGCTGCCGCCGTCTGA
- a CDS encoding DUF2637 domain-containing protein produces MNRTAKTLLVLALVVVVAMAFRVSWNALRDVAKTVGADPTAALLYPFVVDGLMALALVATLTLTGRDRRFALRVLAGYTLASLVLNYVHGLVPAMHDGGQTDGLADWGPANWALVLLATSLPVGAIFFGSDLVAKVLHHRPTPAEANAEESTETTVKRSPVDLRKSVPQPVAESPAPKAVESPPMPVAVAPADPVPVRAVAAAGSGPRRATGRVPQSARTPNRPARTRDQLLTEAREATEGWSDGELTANAIRQAVRTSAANARMLRDALKSERSAQVPA; encoded by the coding sequence ATGAACCGGACCGCTAAGACGCTGCTCGTCCTGGCGTTGGTCGTCGTGGTGGCGATGGCGTTTCGGGTGTCGTGGAACGCGCTGCGGGACGTGGCCAAGACGGTCGGGGCCGACCCGACCGCCGCTCTGCTCTACCCCTTCGTGGTGGACGGACTCATGGCCCTTGCCCTGGTCGCCACGCTCACCCTGACGGGACGGGATCGGCGGTTCGCGCTGCGGGTGCTGGCCGGATACACGCTGGCCTCGCTGGTGCTCAACTACGTGCACGGGCTGGTGCCCGCGATGCACGACGGCGGGCAGACCGACGGTCTGGCCGACTGGGGTCCGGCGAACTGGGCGCTGGTTCTGCTGGCGACCAGTCTGCCGGTCGGGGCCATCTTCTTCGGCTCGGACCTGGTGGCCAAGGTGCTGCACCACCGCCCCACCCCCGCTGAGGCGAATGCGGAGGAATCCACCGAGACGACCGTAAAGCGGTCGCCCGTTGACCTGCGCAAGTCGGTCCCGCAGCCGGTGGCCGAGTCGCCCGCCCCGAAGGCGGTCGAGTCGCCCCCGATGCCGGTGGCGGTCGCCCCGGCCGACCCGGTTCCGGTGCGGGCGGTGGCGGCTGCCGGGTCGGGGCCGCGTCGGGCGACGGGTCGGGTGCCGCAGTCGGCCCGCACCCCCAACCGACCCGCCCGCACCCGCGACCAACTCCTCACCGAAGCGCGTGAGGCGACGGAGGGATGGTCGGACGGGGAGCTGACCGCGAACGCGATCCGGCAGGCGGTCCGAACCTCCGCCGCCAACGCCCGGATGCTGCGGGACGCGCTGAAGTCCGAGCGGTCGGCGCAGGTGCCGGCATGA